From the candidate division WOR-3 bacterium genome, one window contains:
- a CDS encoding type II secretion system protein has protein sequence MKIKKSRNTPSIFTQRLVKNKAFTLIELIFALFIFSILSTVLFTTLFQIYRRTNENRWKDELTEEGVKISNIIQRNLINACEIIFADEDSLTFLNEEGKISSFSWRDSLLFKSKEKIVSKEIKVISFKFIYYLSPNFLNESSPPVYYLPLDLLSLKKIKVIDWEIKLKKGRTTIHLKSGVFIRNIRL, from the coding sequence ATGAAAATAAAGAAATCCAGGAATACTCCAAGTATTTTTACTCAACGTCTCGTTAAAAATAAAGCTTTTACTTTAATAGAGTTAATATTTGCCCTTTTTATTTTCAGTATTCTAAGCACGGTTCTTTTCACTACCCTCTTTCAGATATATAGAAGAACAAATGAAAATAGATGGAAAGATGAATTAACAGAAGAGGGGGTAAAAATATCTAACATAATCCAAAGGAACTTAATAAATGCATGTGAAATTATATTCGCGGACGAAGATAGTCTTACTTTTTTAAATGAAGAAGGTAAAATTTCTTCTTTTTCTTGGAGAGATTCTCTTTTATTTAAATCGAAGGAAAAAATAGTTTCAAAAGAAATAAAGGTTATCTCTTTTAAATTTATATATTATCTTTCACCTAATTTTCTTAATGAAAGTTCTCCCCCGGTTTACTATCTACCTCTTGATTTATTGAGTCTTAAAAAAATAAAAGTTATAGATTGGGAAATAAAACTTAAAAAAGGAAGAACCACAATCCATTTAAAAAGTGGTGTTTTTATTCGGAATATAAGGTTATAG
- a CDS encoding prepilin-type N-terminal cleavage/methylation domain-containing protein, which yields MKKGFTLIEIIISITIIAIAFLSLYQFLIKSLSFSENIRKKEVALLLARKKAEHTLGGIDSQKDTVSVDTLDKIIYETILKMNKELPPLCSVKVYVNKKRILAIQFLKEL from the coding sequence GTGAAAAAAGGGTTCACTCTTATAGAAATTATTATTTCAATAACAATTATCGCGATTGCTTTTCTTTCTCTTTATCAATTCCTTATAAAAAGTCTCTCCTTTTCAGAGAATATAAGAAAGAAAGAAGTTGCTTTACTTCTTGCAAGAAAAAAAGCTGAGCATACTCTTGGAGGAATAGATTCTCAGAAGGACACTGTTAGCGTAGATACGTTAGATAAAATAATTTATGAGACGATTCTAAAAATGAATAAAGAACTTCCACCTTTATGTAGTGTTAAAGTTTATGTAAACAAGAAAAGAATTTTGGCAATTCAATTCCTGAAGGAACTATAG
- a CDS encoding secretin and TonB N-terminal domain-containing protein: MKRLFTFLIFAFLILKAEDERKISVSFENLPAQEAIQLLNQQYGLNVVLQADVQGTVTLYLSDVTVDQLLSTLAQTLGCSVTKEENVYYLIRGKAPKMDVIVENGLLSLDCEDVEIERLLKEISKKSGLTIVAGENVREMRISGYLKEVPIKKGLEAFLTSKGFEIIERDEIIEVIRAEGRERERGKTIRRRTTGGIRISQDTLITIDVKDLDLQNFIDELSQQTGINIVTYGEITGMVSANIKDQPIGKTLNLVLKGTGYGYKKTGNVYIIGKIEGKIPGEGIISSVTLVPLKYLKAEDAYKLLPPSIPSSNIKVVEEHNSLLCSMAPSQLQEVEEFLKEVDIPTKRVRMRAIILSVSRKKLSELGIKAGEKLVDSLKLAPGEVKLTFTKKDIDEILDYISSSLNIGTSIKIPADFRIMINALEQKGIAKVHAEPSIVTISGQKASINVGWQGFYRTRVGTPENPIIEVHSVDAGVKLLITPWVGKNNDVTADVEIEVSAISGISAEGLPELSKRSVKTTLKLQEGETAIIGGLIHKTETVTKNKIPILGDIPLIGDFLFSSQSVNTDESELIVYLTPEVIPWNKTE; encoded by the coding sequence ATGAAACGATTATTTACTTTTCTAATATTCGCTTTCCTAATCTTGAAGGCAGAGGATGAAAGAAAAATTTCTGTTTCGTTTGAGAATCTCCCGGCTCAAGAGGCTATTCAATTATTGAACCAACAATATGGATTGAACGTTGTTCTACAAGCGGATGTCCAAGGGACTGTAACGCTTTATCTCTCAGATGTAACAGTGGATCAACTTCTATCTACGTTAGCCCAAACTCTTGGATGCTCTGTTACCAAAGAAGAAAATGTTTATTATTTAATCAGAGGCAAAGCGCCAAAAATGGATGTGATTGTAGAAAATGGTCTCCTCTCCCTTGACTGTGAAGATGTAGAAATTGAGCGTCTATTAAAAGAAATCTCAAAAAAAAGTGGATTAACAATAGTAGCTGGAGAGAATGTGAGAGAAATGAGAATTTCAGGTTATCTTAAGGAAGTCCCTATAAAAAAAGGATTAGAAGCCTTTCTCACTTCAAAAGGCTTTGAAATTATAGAAAGAGATGAAATTATAGAAGTCATAAGAGCAGAAGGAAGAGAGAGAGAACGAGGAAAAACTATAAGGAGAAGGACAACCGGTGGAATAAGAATAAGCCAAGACACTTTAATTACTATAGATGTTAAAGACCTGGATTTACAAAATTTTATAGATGAGCTATCTCAGCAAACTGGGATAAATATTGTAACTTATGGAGAAATTACAGGAATGGTTTCAGCAAATATAAAAGACCAACCTATTGGTAAAACCCTCAATCTTGTTTTAAAAGGGACAGGTTATGGGTATAAGAAGACTGGAAATGTTTATATAATAGGAAAAATAGAAGGAAAAATTCCAGGGGAAGGAATAATATCTTCTGTTACTCTTGTTCCGCTTAAATACCTTAAAGCGGAAGACGCATACAAGCTATTGCCACCTTCTATCCCCTCTTCTAATATAAAAGTTGTTGAAGAACATAACTCTCTACTTTGTTCAATGGCTCCTTCTCAGCTTCAAGAAGTGGAAGAATTCTTAAAAGAAGTTGACATTCCTACAAAAAGGGTCAGAATGAGAGCTATTATTCTTTCAGTTTCAAGAAAAAAATTATCAGAATTGGGAATAAAAGCAGGCGAAAAACTCGTTGACTCTTTAAAATTAGCTCCTGGTGAGGTCAAATTGACATTTACAAAAAAAGATATAGATGAAATATTGGATTATATTTCCTCCTCTCTCAATATTGGAACCTCTATAAAAATTCCCGCAGATTTCAGGATAATGATAAATGCTCTTGAACAAAAAGGGATAGCAAAGGTGCATGCAGAACCAAGTATTGTAACAATAAGTGGACAAAAAGCAAGTATCAATGTGGGATGGCAAGGATTTTATCGGACAAGAGTGGGCACCCCAGAAAATCCAATAATTGAAGTCCATTCAGTAGACGCGGGTGTTAAACTACTTATAACTCCTTGGGTGGGGAAAAACAATGATGTAACTGCCGATGTAGAAATAGAGGTCTCAGCAATATCCGGAATTAGTGCAGAAGGATTACCAGAGCTCTCAAAACGTTCCGTTAAAACCACCTTGAAACTCCAAGAAGGTGAAACAGCAATAATAGGAGGTCTAATTCATAAAACGGAAACTGTCACCAAAAATAAAATTCCAATCCTCGGAGATATTCCCCTTATTGGCGATTTTCTCTTTTCTAGTCAATCCGTTAACACAGATGAATCCGAGTTAATTGTATACTTAACACCTGAAGTTATTCCTTGGAATAAGACAGAATGA